A stretch of bacterium DNA encodes these proteins:
- a CDS encoding fumarate hydratase encodes MREVSGERIASAVRDLFLQANYDLPEEAVQALRSALERERQPTARSVLETLLRNAEIARRDRMAMCQDCGLAVVFAELGRDCHLDGDLYAAVDEGVRQAYATGYLRKSALADPLQRNSNTGDNTPAIVHVRLVEGDRLTLHAAPKGGGSENMSALWMLSPSAGRAGVVERIVERIVEAGGKPCPPLVLGIGLGGTFEKAALLAKEAVLRPLGQPSAEPEVAELEREILQRVNATGIGPMGLGGDTTALAVHVQRHPCHIASLPLALNVQCHAARHKTAVL; translated from the coding sequence ATGCGAGAGGTCTCGGGCGAACGGATAGCGAGTGCGGTGCGGGACCTGTTCCTGCAGGCGAACTACGACTTGCCGGAGGAGGCCGTGCAGGCACTCCGGAGTGCCTTGGAGCGTGAGCGCCAGCCCACGGCCCGCAGCGTCCTGGAGACGCTGCTGCGCAACGCCGAGATCGCCCGTCGCGACCGGATGGCCATGTGCCAGGACTGCGGCCTGGCGGTTGTCTTCGCCGAGCTGGGGCGCGACTGCCACCTGGACGGCGATCTGTACGCGGCGGTAGACGAGGGCGTGCGGCAGGCATACGCCACGGGCTATCTGCGCAAGTCGGCGCTGGCCGATCCGCTGCAGCGCAACTCCAACACGGGTGACAACACGCCCGCGATCGTGCATGTGCGGCTGGTGGAGGGGGACAGGCTCACGCTGCACGCGGCCCCCAAGGGTGGCGGCAGCGAGAACATGAGCGCCCTGTGGATGCTGTCGCCGTCCGCCGGGCGAGCGGGCGTGGTCGAGCGCATCGTCGAGCGCATCGTCGAGGCAGGCGGCAAGCCCTGTCCGCCGCTGGTGCTCGGCATCGGGCTGGGCGGCACCTTCGAGAAGGCCGCGCTGCTGGCCAAGGAGGCTGTGCTGCGGCCACTCGGCCAGCCGTCCGCCGAGCCCGAAGTGGCAGAGCTGGAGCGCGAGATCCTGCAGCGTGTGAACGCCACGGGCATCGGGCCGATGGGGCTGGGCGGCGACACGACGGCCCTGGCTGTTCATGTCCAGCGCCATCCATGCCATATCGCCAGCCTGCCGCTGGCCCTCAATGTCCAGTGCCACGCCGCCCGGCACAAGACGGCGGTGCTCTGA
- a CDS encoding FumA C-terminus/TtdB family hydratase beta subunit translates to MTEIRIETPLTNDAISGLHAGDAVLLSGVLYTARDAAHQRIVAALEAGAPLPFALPGQAIYYCGPAPTPPGRAIGSAGPTSSYRMDPYAPVLYREGLKASIGKGDRGLAVREACREHCCAYLVAVGGAGALLADCVSEAEVVAYPELGPEAVRRLVVRNLPLIVAYDAHGGSVFPGDEPLAACPAGTRPCESSP, encoded by the coding sequence ATGACAGAGATCAGAATCGAGACTCCGCTGACCAATGACGCCATCTCCGGGCTGCACGCCGGCGATGCCGTGCTGCTGTCCGGCGTCCTGTACACCGCCCGTGACGCGGCGCACCAGCGGATTGTGGCGGCCCTGGAGGCCGGTGCCCCGCTGCCCTTTGCACTGCCGGGGCAGGCCATCTACTACTGCGGGCCGGCGCCGACGCCACCGGGGCGTGCCATCGGCTCGGCCGGGCCCACCAGCAGCTACCGCATGGACCCGTACGCCCCGGTGCTCTACCGGGAGGGGCTGAAGGCCAGCATCGGCAAGGGCGACCGCGGCCTGGCGGTGCGGGAGGCATGCCGCGAGCACTGCTGCGCGTACCTGGTGGCCGTCGGCGGAGCCGGGGCCCTGTTGGCCGACTGCGTCAGCGAGGCCGAAGTCGTGGCCTATCCTGAGCTGGGCCCGGAGGCCGTGCGGCGACTCGTCGTGCGCAATCTGCCGCTGATCGTGGCCTACGACGCCCATGGTGGCAGCGTGTTTCCGGGGGATGAACCCCTGGCGGCGTGTCCCGCAGGGACGCGGCCGTGCGAGTCCTCGCCATGA